A genomic segment from Bufo bufo chromosome 8, aBufBuf1.1, whole genome shotgun sequence encodes:
- the LOC120978265 gene encoding rho-related GTP-binding protein RhoG-like yields MQTIKCVVVGDGAVGKTCLLISYTTNAFPEEYIPTVFDNYSAQMTVDGRTVSLNLWDTAGQEEYDRLRTLSYPQTNVFIICFSIGSPSSYANVRHKWHPEVSHHCPNVPVLLVGTKRDLRNDAETIKKLKEQNLAPTTTQQGSSLAKQIGAVKYLECSALHQEGVREVFAEAVRAFLNPVVKKNPKKCVLL; encoded by the coding sequence ATGCAGACAATAAAGTGTGTAGTCGTTGGTGATGGAGCAGTTGGAAAAACCTGCCTTCTCATCAGTTACACCACCAATGCCTTTCCCGAGGAGTACATCCCCACAGTATTTGACAATTACAGTGCCCAGATGACTGTGGATGGCAGAACGGTTAGCCTTAACCTATGGGACACTGCTGGTCAGGAGGAATACGACCGCCTGCGCACCCTGTCTTATCCTCAAACCAATGTGTTCATCATATGCTTCTCCATTGGCAGTCCGTCGTCTTATGCCAACGTGAGGCACAAGTGGCACCCAGAGGTTTCCCATCACTGTCCCAATGTGCCCGTCTTACTGGTGGGTACCAAGAGAGATCTTCGAAATGATGCAGAGACTATAAAAAAGTTGAAGGAGCAGAATCTTGCCCCCACCACAACCCAGCAGGGCTCGTCTCTAGCGAAACAGATCGGTGCTGTGAAGTATCTGGAGTGCTCGGCCCTGCACCAGGAGGGCGTTCGAGAGGTGTTTGCCGAAGCGGTTCGCGCGTTTTTAAATCCTGtggtaaagaagaatcctaaaAAGTGTGTCCTACTATAG